The Allocoprobacillus halotolerans nucleotide sequence TGAAAAAGTTATTGAAACAATGTCTGCTTCATTAGAAAGTATACATGGTTACGATGAATATAATAATATGTATTTTATCCCAATTGTTTCTATTGTATATATTGAAACAATAGATCATAAATTATATGCTTATACAAAAAATCAAGTTTATTATCTACATTTTTATTCATTAAAAGAATTAATGCGTAAAAAATTCTTACCACAATTTTGTCAGATTAATGCCCAAACTCTTGTTAATACAGATTATGTATGTGCTTATCGTATAGATGAAAATAGCCGTAGAAAAATTATTTTAGAAAATGGAGAAATACTGATTGTCAATAGAAGTTATAAAAATAGATTTGAAAATGTCATGAATATAAAAAATAAAGTTGTAAAATAGTAAAAATATTTGAAAGAAAAGATATTTTTAAGATAATGTTTTTAAAATCATTTATAATGAAAGTATGATGAAATAACGTTATTTTGTTGAAGAGAAAAGGAGGAAGAAAACATGGCAATAGGAAGTCAATTTACAGGTTTAGATATGAAAGAATTAATTGGTGGCCCATTAAGTGCTGCAGCTGACGCAAGTGTACAACTTGCTCAAAGTACAGCTGAGTTCATTAATGAGGTTGGATTTGATGAACAAAAGAAAGTCAGAAATGTTCAATTTGGTTATACAAAAAAGAATGAGAATCCAGATGGAACAATCAGTAATGATGATATGAATGTGAATGTTCCATTACTTGCGATTGTTCCTATTCCTAACTTACAAATTGATGAAGTAAACATCTTGTTTGATATGGAAGTCAAAGAGAGTCAAAAGAGTGAATCATCTAAAGATTATGGTGGAAGTTTTACAGGAACAGCTAATTTTGGAATATTTAAAGCAACTGTTTCAGGTAGTGTTTCTGCTCATGAATCTAATACAAGAAGCAGTGACAATTCTGCAAAATATCATGTTGATGTGCGAGCAACCAATCATGGTACTCCAGAAGGATTATCCGCGTTTTAGATATGATGTCTGCATGCATTGCACCAGAACTTCTTGGAAGTACGATTGTAGGAGAAGATGGAAAAGCATTAGAAGGTCAGCGTAAAGAACGTGCACAAAAATTAAAACAATTACAAGCAGAAATTATGGTGTGTAATAAAAAAACAAATGCTGCGAAGGATTCAATGGCTATTGCTTTAGAAAGATTAAAAAAGAAAGCTACAAGCTGTGAAAATCAATATCTTGCGAATCTTTCTGTACTGATGAGTAAACTTGATGACAGTGAAGAATCAAAAGGGAAGTTAGAAAATTATCAACAAATGCAAAACCAAGTTTCAATAGAATGGGGAGATTTTATTCAAAATACACAAGATCGTGTTGATATGATTGAAAGTTTGAATCTTGAACAAGAAGATGATATTTTCACACAACATATTTTATTAACTTGTATTAATAGTGAAGGGAATACAGAAGTTGTCAATCAGGAATTTAAAAATTATTTCCATCTTGCTATAGAAGCTAAAAAACAAGTGACATTATGTCAAGAAGATACAGACAACAAACAAGAAGAATATAATCGCATGATGTATGGTGGATAATGATGGCGAAAAATAGAAAAAAGAAGATATTAATGAATTTGAAAATAACACAACAACTGAAAACAAATTTACAAATTTAAAAGATCTTGTTGAAGCCCCTTTATTAGCTATTGCGGATCAAACGTGACACTTGGCAAATCCATTGTAGATTATATTCAAACATCTGGAACACCAACGACAATTTATAATGAAAAAGTGACTGTGCTTGAAAACATTAATCTTGGATATCAGCAAGTCAAACAGGGAGATAATCATACACAAGTCATAGAAGACATGGCTTTGCAGATTCCACTATTATCAATCATGCCAATTTCTAATTTACAAATAAAAAAAGCAAAAGTGGATTTTAATGCAGAAGTGCGTGGCGTTGAGGATGAAAATCATAATATCTATTATCAGGCCAGAGTCTGTGCTCCAGAAAGTCGATCTACAGATTATCTATCTAAAATTCATTTTGAAATTGAGGTAGAATCTTCTGAAATGAGTGAGGGTATGGCAAGATGTATGGATGTTTTGAATTTACATCAAATTCCTAAAAAGATAGATACACGTCCAACTGATGCGACAGGAAATGTTTTGGATGCAAAAAGACAAGAAAGTTTTGAAAAGAAAAATCAATTAATGAAAGAAATTAATGATACACATCTTGCTATTAAAAAATTAGAAGATTTTATACATAATCAAATTATTCAATTTGATTCAGCTTTAAAAAATATTGAAGAATTAAAAGATAACAATTATGAAAGTTTTATAACAAACAATAGACAAAAAGATATTAAACAATTACTTCAAAAAGAGAAAACAAATGAAAATCTTTTAACAATTCAAACTCTTTATCAAGATATTCAAAACAATGTTGTACAAAAAGAACAACTTCAACAGCAAGCAAAACAATTAGAACAAGAGCTTCTCAATATAGATATCCAAAAAGTATTAAATACATGAAAAACACAGATTTAGAAATTCAAGATATTGCTTATGTTCATATTGTAACTATAGGAAGTATCAATCCTAATCATCCGCTATCAGATCAAGAAAGACAAAAACAGGTTGATCATTTAAATCGATGCTTAAATGAATCACCTAAGGGTCGTATTATAGCATTTGATAGAAGTGTGGGACAATTTGCTGTTGGACAACATGAGTTTATTATGGAAAAGATTACTTATCATGTTGGATTTAAAAGAAAACCTTATTGGATTAAATGAAAAACCATTATTAGAAGAGATTGTTGTAAAAGGATTAAAGATCACTTCATTTGCATACGCTTGGGAAATTTGTTTAACGAATTGTATTGTCAAAATTTATGTGAAAGAGAGGTGAGATTGATGCAAATAAAAGAGCATTTAATATCAAAAACAAAATATAAAATCAAATGTCCCAATTTAATGACAGT carries:
- a CDS encoding LytTR family DNA-binding domain-containing protein, whose amino-acid sequence is MKIRIEEDCGMNHHQMKLVIHPQIRHIAEKVIETMSASLESIHGYDEYNNMYFIPIVSIVYIETIDHKLYAYTKNQVYYLHFYSLKELMRKKFLPQFCQINAQTLVNTDYVCAYRIDENSRRKIILENGEILIVNRSYKNRFENVMNIKNKVVK
- a CDS encoding DUF2589 domain-containing protein, encoding MAIGSQFTGLDMKELIGGPLSAAADASVQLAQSTAEFINEVGFDEQKKVRNVQFGYTKKNENPDGTISNDDMNVNVPLLAIVPIPNLQIDEVNILFDMEVKESQKSESSKDYGGSFTGTANFGIFKATVSGSVSAHESNTRSSDNSAKYHVDVRATNHGTPEGLSAF
- a CDS encoding DUF2589 domain-containing protein, translated to MTLGKSIVDYIQTSGTPTTIYNEKVTVLENINLGYQQVKQGDNHTQVIEDMALQIPLLSIMPISNLQIKKAKVDFNAEVRGVEDENHNIYYQARVCAPESRSTDYLSKIHFEIEVESSEMSEGMARCMDVLNLHQIPKKIDTRPTDATGNVLDAKRQESFEKKNQLMKEINDTHLAIKKLEDFIHNQIIQFDSALKNIEELKDNNYESFITNNRQKDIKQLLQKEKTNENLLTIQTLYQDIQNNVVQKEQLQQQAKQLEQELLNIDIQKVLNT